In Nematostella vectensis chromosome 11, jaNemVect1.1, whole genome shotgun sequence, a genomic segment contains:
- the LOC125573758 gene encoding splicing regulatory glutamine/lysine-rich protein 1-like, whose translation MERKRKDKRVGHARCGTKGKDKRVGPARCGTKRKDKRIGHARCDGSKSKDERLGHARCDGSKSKDERLGHARCGTKRKDKRVGHARYGSKRKDKRVGHARCGTKRKDKRVGHARCGSKRKDKRAGSARCGTKRKEKRVGHARCDSKRKDNRVGQARCGSKRKDKRVGSARCGTKRKKKRVGHARCDSKRKDNRVGQARCGTKRNVSELVTRDVVTSAKLSELVPRDVVKKRKEKRASHARCDSKRKDNRVGQARCGTKRKVSELLTRYVVPSAKRVGHARCDGSKSKDERVGPARCGTKRKDKRLGHARCGFGAEGSFS comes from the exons ATGGAACG CAAGCGCAAAGATAAGCGAGTTGGTCACGCGCGATGTGGTACCAAGGGCAAAGATAAGCGAGTTGGTCCCGCACGATGTGGTACCAAGCGCAAAGATAAGCGAATTGGTCACGCGCGATGTGATGGTAGCAAAAGCAAAGATGAGAGACTTGGTCACGCGCGATGTGATGGTAGCAAAAGCAAAGATGAGCGACTTGGTCACGCGCGATGTGGTACCAAGCGCAAAGATAAGCGGGTTGGTCACGCGCGATATGGTAGCAAGCGCAAAGATAAGCGGGTTGGTCACGCGCGATGTGGTACCAAGCGCAAAGATAAGCGAGTTGGTCACGCGCGATGTGGTAGCAAGCGCAAAGATAAGCGAGCTGGTTCCGCGCGATGTGGTACCAAGCGCAAAGAAAAGCGAGTTGGTCACGCGCGATGTGATAGCAAGCGCAAAGATAATAGAGTTGGTCAAGCGCGATGTGGTAGCAAGCGCAAAGATAAGCGAGTTGGTTCCGCGCGATGTGGTACCAAgcgcaaaaaaaaacgagTTGGTCACGCGCGATGTGATAGCAAGCGCAAAGATAATAGAGTTGGTCAAGCGCGATGTGGTACCAAGCGCAATGTAAGCGAGTTGGTCACGCGCGATGTGGTAACAAGCGCAAAGTTAAGCGAGTTGGTTCCGCGCGATGTGGTAAAAAAGCGCAAAGAAAAGCGAGCTAGTCACGCGCGATGTGATAGCAAGCGCAAAGATAATAGAGTTGGTCAAGCGCGGTGTGGTACCAAACGCAAAGTAAGCGAGTTGCTCACGCGCTATGTGGTACCAAGCGCAAAGCGAGTTGGTCACGCGCGATGTGATGGTAGCAAGAGCAAAGATGAGCGAGTTGGTCCCGCACGATGTGGTACCAAGCGCAAAGATAAGCGACTTGGTCACGCGCGATGTGGTTTTGGGGCGGAGGGGTCATTCTCCTGA